A part of Pararhizobium sp. A13 genomic DNA contains:
- a CDS encoding RNA polymerase sigma factor, whose translation MAAIETHHTIETVFRIEQARLIAGLARMVRDVGLAEDLAQDALVVALSEWPKTGVPRNPGAWLMAAAKRRAIDGFRRKKMLARKHAEIGRDLEDESVDPVADIEAAMDDDLGDELLGLIFTACHPVLSPEARAALTLRLIGGLTTDEIARAFLSSEATIAQRIVRAKKTLGKAGLAYEVPRGPDRRERLASVLEVIYLIFNEGYAATAGEDLIRPALCAEAQRLGRILAGLAPGEPEVFGLLALMEIQASRLGARIAPDGSLVPLTEQNRSRWDQLLIRRGLAALGRAEALGGAGGPYALQAALAACHARARKAEETDWQRIAALYDTLRAVMPSPVVDLNRAVAHSMAFGPQAGLTLVSEIERAGTLRGYAPLPAAKGDFLFRAGRLAEATAEFERAAALTRNERERAFLLGRAAACGG comes from the coding sequence ATGGCGGCGATCGAAACCCATCACACGATCGAGACGGTCTTCCGGATCGAACAGGCCAGGCTCATCGCGGGCCTGGCCCGAATGGTTCGGGACGTCGGTTTGGCCGAGGACCTGGCCCAGGACGCCCTCGTGGTTGCCCTCTCCGAATGGCCGAAGACCGGGGTTCCGAGAAACCCCGGCGCCTGGCTGATGGCCGCTGCCAAGCGCCGGGCCATCGACGGCTTCCGCCGCAAGAAGATGCTGGCGCGCAAGCACGCCGAGATCGGCCGGGACCTTGAAGACGAAAGTGTCGATCCCGTCGCGGATATCGAGGCGGCCATGGATGACGACCTTGGCGATGAGCTGCTCGGCCTGATCTTTACCGCCTGCCACCCGGTGCTCTCGCCCGAGGCGCGCGCGGCGCTGACGCTGCGCCTGATCGGCGGGCTGACGACGGACGAGATCGCCCGCGCTTTCCTCTCCAGCGAAGCGACCATCGCCCAGCGCATCGTCCGGGCCAAGAAGACGCTCGGCAAGGCCGGCCTGGCATACGAAGTCCCGCGCGGGCCGGACCGAAGGGAACGCCTCGCCTCGGTTCTGGAGGTTATCTACCTGATCTTCAACGAAGGCTATGCTGCCACCGCCGGCGAAGACCTGATCCGCCCGGCCTTGTGCGCCGAGGCCCAGCGCCTCGGCCGCATCCTCGCCGGCCTTGCGCCCGGTGAGCCCGAGGTCTTCGGCCTTCTCGCGCTGATGGAAATCCAGGCCTCGCGCCTTGGCGCCCGAATTGCGCCGGACGGCTCGCTCGTTCCCTTGACCGAACAGAACCGTTCCCGCTGGGACCAGCTCCTGATCCGCCGGGGCCTCGCCGCATTGGGACGCGCCGAAGCGCTCGGCGGCGCGGGCGGACCCTACGCGCTGCAGGCAGCGCTCGCCGCCTGCCATGCACGGGCGCGAAAGGCGGAGGAGACGGACTGGCAGAGGATCGCAGCGCTCTACGATACGCTGCGTGCGGTGATGCCGTCACCGGTGGTCGATCTCAATCGGGCCGTGGCCCACAGCATGGCCTTCGGCCCGCAGGCAGGTCTGACGCTCGTGAGCGAGATCGAGCGGGCAGGGACCTTACGCGGCTACGCTCCGCTGCCGGCGGCGAAGGGGGATTTCCTGTTCCGGGCGGGCCGGTTGGCGGAGGCCACGGCCGAGTTCGAGCGCGCGGCCGCGCTCACCCGCAACGAGCGCGAACGGGCCTTCCTGCTCGGGCGGGCGGCCGCCTGCGGCGGCTGA
- a CDS encoding TetR/AcrR family transcriptional regulator, whose product MRKGEETRTRILDVAEAAVLQKGFGGTSIEELIAETGITKSGFFYHFRDKNELAKALLNRYIENDERIYDEIFSRARDLMDDPLQSFLLGLKLLSELLSDLPNGHPGCLVATICYYERLFDREIQEINRQAALTWRRRFRGMFDEIFAVYTPREQFDVDQLADMVSTVIEGGIVLSKALKEPQSLPDQILVFRSFVKMLFQPVQHA is encoded by the coding sequence ATGCGCAAGGGCGAGGAGACGAGGACCCGCATTCTCGATGTGGCGGAAGCGGCGGTGCTGCAGAAGGGTTTCGGCGGCACATCGATCGAGGAACTGATCGCCGAGACGGGCATCACCAAGAGCGGTTTCTTCTACCACTTCCGCGACAAGAACGAACTCGCCAAAGCGCTGCTCAATCGCTACATCGAAAACGACGAGCGGATCTACGACGAGATCTTCAGCCGCGCGCGCGACCTGATGGACGATCCGCTGCAATCCTTTCTGCTGGGGCTGAAGCTTTTGTCGGAATTGTTGTCCGACCTGCCGAACGGCCATCCGGGCTGCCTGGTTGCGACCATCTGCTACTATGAGCGGCTCTTCGATCGGGAAATTCAGGAGATCAACCGTCAGGCCGCGCTGACATGGCGCCGCCGCTTCCGCGGCATGTTCGATGAGATTTTCGCCGTCTACACGCCGCGTGAGCAGTTCGACGTGGACCAGCTCGCCGACATGGTCTCGACGGTGATCGAAGGTGGCATCGTGCTTTCCAAGGCGCTGAAGGAGCCACAAAGCCTGCCAGACCAGATTCTCGTGTTCCGCAGCTTCGTGAAGATGCTGTTCCAGCCGGTGCAGCACGCGTGA
- a CDS encoding isoprenylcysteine carboxylmethyltransferase family protein: MKSLMISIGNFLFRYRNQLFPVIIVGLFLSAAPKTEMFGSKQLENARDMVAWLVALSGLAFRAIVIGYAYIQRGGLNKKVYAKNLVTEGMFSVCRNPLYVGNVLIYSAVFLMHGNPVVTVVGILLFCFMYQCIVYAEEAFLEGKFAEGYKAYCSDVPRWLPRFSKFSQATEGMDFNFKRVIAKDYSTASAALITLLLAEVYEHVAGSVPTSDVQYVSILATLIVLTGIATAFISQLKKRGVFSDKKTV; this comes from the coding sequence ATGAAATCCTTGATGATCTCCATCGGCAACTTTCTGTTCCGGTATCGAAACCAGCTATTCCCCGTCATTATCGTCGGGCTCTTTCTGTCCGCCGCGCCGAAAACGGAAATGTTTGGCAGCAAGCAGCTCGAAAATGCCAGGGACATGGTCGCATGGCTTGTCGCATTGTCCGGGCTGGCGTTCCGCGCGATCGTTATCGGCTATGCCTACATTCAGCGGGGCGGCCTGAACAAGAAGGTTTACGCCAAGAATCTTGTTACCGAAGGCATGTTCAGCGTCTGTCGTAATCCGTTATATGTCGGCAACGTCTTGATCTACAGCGCGGTTTTCCTCATGCATGGCAACCCGGTGGTGACAGTTGTCGGTATCCTGTTGTTCTGCTTCATGTACCAATGCATCGTCTACGCCGAGGAGGCGTTCCTTGAGGGAAAGTTCGCAGAAGGCTACAAGGCCTACTGCTCCGACGTCCCGCGCTGGCTTCCGCGCTTCAGCAAATTTTCCCAGGCCACTGAAGGCATGGATTTCAATTTCAAGCGGGTTATTGCCAAGGATTATTCAACCGCATCGGCTGCGCTGATCACCTTGCTGCTGGCAGAAGTTTACGAGCACGTGGCGGGCTCGGTTCCGACCTCCGACGTCCAGTATGTGTCCATCCTCGCAACACTCATTGTTCTGACCGGCATCGCCACCGCGTTCATCAGCCAGCTGAAGAAACGCGGCGTCTTCAGCGACAAGAAAACGGTTTGA
- the cmoA gene encoding carboxy-S-adenosyl-L-methionine synthase CmoA: MKKKALHIVLETERKDTVFSQDEPPVGDFSFNAKVADVFDDMVSRSVPHYEEMQRMVCELAQDFAKRNTNLYDIGCSTATTLLALDPVLDPSVKFIGVDNAPDMLEKARQKIAQTATQRPIELQMADLHKGLYMENASVVTMLLTLQFIRPLYRERMMKMIYSGLNEQGCVVLIEKLTSEDTTFNRLFIQHYYDFKRRNGYSEIEISKKREALENVLIPYRLEENIQLLRETGFKHVEVFFRWYNFCGIIAVK, translated from the coding sequence ATGAAGAAGAAAGCACTGCATATCGTCCTCGAGACGGAGCGGAAGGACACCGTCTTCAGTCAGGACGAGCCGCCGGTCGGCGATTTTTCCTTCAATGCCAAGGTGGCTGACGTGTTTGACGACATGGTCAGCCGCTCGGTGCCGCACTACGAAGAAATGCAGCGGATGGTCTGCGAACTGGCGCAGGATTTTGCCAAGCGCAATACCAACTTGTACGATATCGGCTGCTCGACTGCGACGACGCTGCTTGCGCTTGATCCGGTTCTGGATCCGAGCGTCAAGTTCATTGGCGTCGACAACGCCCCCGATATGCTTGAGAAGGCACGGCAGAAGATCGCCCAGACCGCTACGCAAAGGCCGATCGAGCTGCAGATGGCGGATTTGCACAAGGGCCTGTATATGGAGAATGCCAGCGTCGTTACGATGCTGCTGACCCTTCAATTCATTCGTCCGCTCTACCGCGAGCGAATGATGAAGATGATCTACTCTGGCTTGAATGAACAGGGTTGCGTGGTCCTGATCGAAAAGCTGACGAGCGAGGACACGACCTTCAACCGCTTGTTCATCCAGCATTATTACGATTTCAAGCGGCGAAACGGATATTCGGAGATCGAGATCTCCAAGAAACGGGAAGCGCTGGAAAATGTCCTCATCCCCTATCGACTGGAAGAGAATATCCAGCTTCTCAGGGAAACGGGATTCAAGCACGTCGAAGTGTTTTTCCGCTGGTACAATTTCTGCGGCATCATCGCGGTCAAATAG
- the aztD gene encoding zinc metallochaperone AztD, giving the protein MQAAAVAALTALSPFPTFADDSKETWRLFVADHTQPVVRALDAASGSELGRFDISGFAALSLSDSGKTVFAVQGDKDIVNVISTGIALSDHGEHRDIDVSEPKLLAGVINGKKPGHVVTHGDDVAIFYDRGGKTDVMRESALIEGKAEIVSLDTTAPHHGVAVPMGGNILVSVPNMSAEVKPDELPPRLGLRILDRSGRQLGDVAACTGLHGEATSARLVAFGCEEGVLVVRPAGIDGPKLKMLAYGDDLPEGKVSTLLGGKSMQFFLGNYGEDKVVLIDPDSKAPYRLVELATRRVDFILDPVNARNAYILTEDGKLHLLDVVSGKITRSATVTEPYSKDGHWRDPRPRLAVAGDRIAITDPRHSLVRMIATDSLEETATIPVEGQPFAIVAVGGSGAMH; this is encoded by the coding sequence ATGCAGGCTGCCGCCGTAGCGGCGCTGACGGCGCTGTCCCCCTTTCCAACGTTTGCCGATGACAGCAAGGAGACATGGCGGCTCTTCGTTGCCGATCACACGCAGCCGGTCGTGCGGGCGCTGGATGCCGCAAGCGGCAGCGAACTTGGACGGTTCGATATCAGCGGCTTTGCCGCGCTGTCCTTGAGCGATAGCGGCAAGACCGTCTTCGCCGTTCAGGGGGATAAGGACATCGTGAACGTGATATCGACCGGCATCGCCCTTTCGGACCATGGCGAGCATCGCGATATCGACGTCTCCGAGCCGAAGCTGCTTGCGGGCGTGATCAATGGCAAGAAGCCGGGCCATGTGGTGACACATGGAGACGATGTGGCCATTTTCTATGATCGGGGCGGCAAGACGGACGTGATGCGCGAAAGCGCACTGATCGAAGGCAAGGCCGAGATTGTAAGCCTTGACACCACCGCGCCGCATCATGGCGTGGCCGTGCCGATGGGCGGCAACATCCTCGTTTCAGTCCCCAACATGAGCGCCGAGGTCAAGCCGGACGAACTGCCGCCGCGGCTTGGTCTGCGCATTCTCGACCGCTCAGGCAGGCAGCTTGGCGATGTCGCCGCCTGCACGGGGCTGCATGGCGAAGCGACTTCGGCGCGTCTCGTCGCCTTCGGCTGCGAGGAGGGGGTTCTCGTCGTCCGCCCGGCCGGGATCGATGGGCCGAAGCTTAAGATGCTGGCCTATGGCGACGATCTGCCGGAAGGCAAGGTTTCCACCTTGCTCGGCGGCAAGTCGATGCAGTTCTTTCTCGGTAACTATGGCGAGGACAAGGTCGTGCTGATCGACCCCGATAGTAAGGCACCTTATCGCCTCGTGGAGCTCGCGACCCGGCGCGTCGATTTCATCCTGGACCCGGTTAATGCCCGAAACGCCTATATCCTAACCGAGGACGGCAAGCTCCATCTGCTGGATGTCGTCAGCGGCAAGATCACCCGTTCGGCAACCGTCACCGAACCCTACAGCAAGGATGGACATTGGCGTGACCCGCGTCCGCGGCTTGCGGTTGCCGGCGATCGCATAGCCATCACCGACCCCCGCCATAGCCTTGTGCGGATGATCGCGACCGACAGCCTCGAGGAAACGGCGACGATTCCGGTCGAGGGCCAGCCCTTTGCGATCGTCGCCGTCGGTGGCTCCGGCGCAATGCACTGA
- a CDS encoding DUF1697 domain-containing protein, with amino-acid sequence MPVHIALLRAINVGGTGKLAMRDLKAVCEKAGFSDVKTFIQSGNVLFRSDLPAASAAKVLDEALGKVLGKAPGVMVRSREQLEKIAESNPFPAAQPNYLSVNFLPEKAPADALDKLVAPDGEEVHVAGHEIYVHYPNGSGRSKLRLPALKHATSRNLNTVRKLAELAAEMEDG; translated from the coding sequence ATGCCCGTCCATATCGCTCTTCTGCGCGCCATCAATGTCGGCGGAACCGGCAAGCTTGCCATGAGGGACCTGAAGGCGGTCTGCGAGAAGGCCGGCTTTTCGGACGTCAAAACCTTTATCCAGAGCGGCAATGTGCTGTTTCGCTCGGACCTCCCCGCCGCCAGCGCTGCCAAGGTTCTCGATGAGGCGCTTGGCAAGGTCCTGGGCAAGGCGCCGGGCGTCATGGTGCGCAGTCGCGAGCAGTTGGAAAAGATCGCCGAAAGCAATCCCTTTCCCGCCGCCCAGCCGAACTATCTGTCGGTCAATTTCCTGCCGGAGAAAGCGCCTGCCGATGCGCTCGACAAACTCGTCGCGCCCGACGGCGAGGAGGTGCATGTCGCGGGCCACGAGATCTACGTGCATTATCCCAACGGCTCGGGCCGCTCGAAACTGAGACTGCCGGCGCTGAAGCATGCGACATCGCGCAATCTCAACACGGTGCGGAAACTGGCAGAGCTTGCGGCGGAGATGGAGGACGGCTAA
- a CDS encoding homocysteine S-methyltransferase family protein yields the protein MSKYRHDLPQLKGGIFLADGGMETTLIFHEGADLPHFAAFVLLADRTGRRQLKDYYIRYLDIAARGKSGFVLDTATWRANPDWGGKLGYSAEALKAANEDAVELLSEIRAERERPGVPIVINGAIGPRGDGYKASKMDADEAEAYHSTQIEIFAATEADMVTALTLTSIDEAVGIARAAKRAKMPCVISFTVETDGDLVTGRTLKEAIAAVDASTGSYPLYYMINCAHPSHFDKVVASDDAWLKRIGGIRANASNMSHQELDESETLDAGDPVDLGRRYRQLTRHMPQLRVLGGCCGTDHRHVAAICEACFPENRLSA from the coding sequence ATGAGCAAGTACCGACACGACCTTCCGCAGTTGAAGGGCGGCATATTCCTGGCTGACGGCGGCATGGAAACGACGCTGATCTTTCACGAGGGCGCCGACCTGCCGCATTTCGCCGCTTTCGTGCTGCTGGCGGACAGAACCGGGCGGCGGCAACTGAAGGACTATTACATCCGCTACCTCGATATCGCCGCAAGAGGCAAAAGCGGTTTCGTACTGGATACGGCAACATGGAGGGCCAATCCGGATTGGGGCGGCAAGCTCGGCTACAGCGCGGAAGCACTCAAGGCAGCCAACGAGGATGCCGTCGAGCTCCTCAGCGAAATTCGCGCCGAGCGTGAACGGCCGGGCGTGCCCATCGTCATCAACGGCGCGATCGGCCCGCGCGGCGACGGCTACAAGGCAAGCAAGATGGATGCCGACGAGGCCGAGGCCTATCACTCCACGCAGATCGAGATCTTCGCCGCCACCGAAGCCGATATGGTCACCGCGCTGACGCTGACCAGCATCGACGAGGCGGTCGGCATTGCGCGGGCGGCCAAGCGCGCGAAGATGCCCTGCGTCATCTCGTTTACGGTGGAAACGGACGGCGACCTCGTTACCGGCCGCACTCTGAAGGAAGCGATCGCGGCCGTGGACGCCTCGACCGGCTCATACCCCTTGTATTACATGATCAACTGCGCCCATCCGAGCCATTTCGACAAGGTCGTCGCGAGCGACGATGCGTGGCTGAAACGGATTGGCGGCATCCGCGCCAATGCCTCGAACATGAGCCATCAGGAACTCGACGAAAGCGAGACGCTGGACGCCGGAGACCCCGTCGATCTCGGGAGAAGATACCGGCAACTGACGCGCCATATGCCACAGTTGCGCGTTCTCGGCGGCTGCTGCGGCACCGACCATCGGCATGTGGCTGCCATCTGCGAAGCCTGCTTTCCGGAGAACCGATTGAGCGCCTGA
- a CDS encoding YciI family protein: protein MRVMVMVKATKDSEAGIMPSTELLEAMGKYNEELVNAGIMMAGEGLHPSSKGKRIAFDGPGRTVIDGPFAETRELVAGFWLWEVKDMAEAVEWVKRCPNPMLGPSEIEIRRVFEAADFGEALTPELAEQEERLREKTANR, encoded by the coding sequence ATGCGCGTTATGGTTATGGTGAAGGCGACGAAGGATAGCGAAGCGGGGATCATGCCCTCGACCGAGCTTCTTGAAGCCATGGGCAAGTACAACGAGGAACTGGTCAACGCCGGCATCATGATGGCAGGCGAGGGGCTGCATCCTTCCTCGAAAGGCAAGCGTATCGCCTTCGACGGCCCCGGCCGCACCGTTATCGACGGTCCCTTCGCGGAGACCCGCGAACTGGTCGCCGGCTTCTGGCTCTGGGAGGTCAAGGACATGGCCGAAGCGGTGGAGTGGGTGAAGCGCTGCCCCAATCCGATGCTGGGTCCGAGCGAGATCGAGATCCGCCGGGTGTTCGAGGCCGCCGACTTCGGCGAGGCCCTGACGCCGGAGCTCGCCGAACAGGAGGAACGGCTGCGCGAAAAGACGGCCAACCGCTGA
- a CDS encoding zinc-binding dehydrogenase, giving the protein MAKPRGRSLRWTSPCWGAKGSLYVTRPSIAHYTANRAEYEAAAQNLFAAMEAGALRASGVTTYALSDVRNAHEDLEARRTTGSVVLLP; this is encoded by the coding sequence TTGGCGAAACCTCGGGGTCGATCCCTCCGCTGGACGTCGCCCTGCTGGGGGGCGAAGGGATCGCTTTACGTCACCCGGCCGTCGATTGCGCACTACACCGCCAACCGCGCGGAATACGAGGCCGCCGCGCAAAATCTGTTCGCGGCGATGGAGGCCGGAGCGCTGCGGGCATCGGGCGTCACCACTTACGCCCTGTCCGACGTCCGCAATGCGCACGAGGATCTCGAGGCGCGGCGCACCACGGGCTCGGTGGTTCTGCTTCCCTGA
- a CDS encoding methyl-accepting chemotaxis protein produces the protein MTFRNLSILQKIGLVVFVMGLSSLVIAFVGAKGISALESAMVSVGEKEEVAREAMDLRVDIIAISRMTYQLAAQPEKAADFRAETEKRSKEMLERLPKIEAAADQTELKQLQTIRSTLETYFGEIRAMVDIAEKNGQDAAAIKAGLDEALAAQKTVTSAVKEYSTYSGEALATARADALQSSSLALVIAVASAAACIVFGAVVSLLVARRGISAPVRSLTAAMSRLAEGNLDSTGTDAERKDEIGEMARAVEVFRRNALAMRDMKAQEAALHALSSDLQSSISTVVAAAVAGDFTGRIGKDYQNDDLNRFAGSVNELVDSIDNAVAEVRRVIAALADADLSQSMSGHFQGAFAELQQNVNSTMVTLRSTMQNVRGAAGTIKESSAELSSAANDLSKRTEQQAAALEETAAALDEITATVRASSSRANEARDMVRETKESAGKSGEIVRSAVSAMSRIEGSSSRISQIIGVIDEIAFQTNLLALNAGVEAARAGEAGRGFAVVAQEVRELAQRSANAAKEIKTLISASASEVEGGVSLVRATGDALLEIEKLVLRVNDHVDSIATAAREQATALAEINTSVNHMDQMTQKNAAMVEETTAASETLADESRQLQTLLARFKLEEANRASQPQLRTRYAA, from the coding sequence ATGACCTTTCGCAATCTCTCCATTCTCCAGAAGATCGGCCTCGTCGTGTTCGTCATGGGGCTGTCGTCGCTGGTCATCGCCTTTGTCGGTGCGAAGGGTATTTCAGCATTGGAATCGGCCATGGTGTCGGTCGGCGAGAAAGAGGAAGTCGCCCGCGAGGCGATGGACCTGCGCGTCGATATCATCGCCATCAGCCGCATGACTTACCAGCTTGCCGCCCAGCCTGAAAAGGCGGCCGATTTCCGCGCGGAGACGGAAAAGCGCTCGAAGGAAATGCTCGAGCGCCTGCCGAAGATCGAAGCGGCCGCCGACCAAACCGAACTCAAGCAGCTGCAGACGATCCGCTCGACGCTCGAAACTTACTTCGGCGAAATCCGCGCCATGGTCGATATCGCCGAGAAGAACGGCCAGGATGCTGCTGCGATCAAGGCCGGGCTCGACGAGGCGCTCGCCGCCCAGAAGACCGTCACCAGCGCGGTCAAGGAATACAGCACCTATTCGGGTGAAGCGCTCGCCACGGCCCGCGCGGACGCGCTCCAGTCCTCGTCGCTCGCACTCGTCATCGCCGTAGCGTCGGCCGCGGCCTGCATCGTCTTCGGTGCGGTGGTCAGTCTGCTCGTGGCTCGCCGGGGCATTTCGGCGCCGGTTCGTTCGCTGACGGCCGCCATGAGCCGCCTTGCCGAGGGCAATCTCGACAGTACCGGCACGGATGCCGAGCGCAAGGACGAGATCGGCGAAATGGCCCGCGCCGTCGAAGTCTTCCGCCGCAATGCGCTGGCAATGCGGGACATGAAGGCGCAAGAGGCAGCACTTCATGCGCTGAGCAGCGATCTGCAGTCGAGCATCAGCACCGTCGTTGCGGCTGCCGTCGCCGGCGATTTCACCGGCCGCATCGGCAAGGATTATCAGAACGACGATCTCAACCGCTTCGCCGGCAGCGTCAACGAACTGGTCGACAGTATCGACAACGCCGTCGCCGAAGTGCGCCGCGTCATCGCCGCCCTTGCCGACGCCGACCTGTCGCAAAGCATGAGCGGCCATTTCCAGGGGGCCTTTGCCGAACTGCAGCAGAACGTCAATTCCACGATGGTGACGCTGCGCTCGACCATGCAGAATGTGCGCGGGGCTGCCGGCACCATCAAGGAAAGCTCCGCCGAACTGAGCTCTGCCGCCAACGACCTCTCCAAGCGCACCGAGCAGCAGGCGGCCGCACTTGAGGAAACCGCCGCAGCATTGGACGAGATTACCGCGACCGTTCGCGCCTCCTCCTCGCGCGCCAACGAAGCCCGCGACATGGTGCGCGAGACGAAGGAAAGCGCCGGCAAGTCGGGCGAGATCGTCCGCAGCGCCGTCAGCGCCATGAGCCGCATCGAGGGTTCGTCGAGCCGGATCAGCCAGATCATCGGCGTCATCGACGAGATCGCCTTCCAGACCAACCTTCTGGCGCTCAATGCGGGCGTCGAGGCGGCCCGCGCTGGTGAGGCGGGACGCGGTTTCGCCGTCGTCGCCCAGGAAGTGCGCGAACTGGCGCAGCGCTCCGCCAATGCCGCCAAGGAGATCAAGACGCTGATCAGCGCCTCTGCCTCGGAAGTCGAAGGCGGCGTCTCGCTGGTGCGTGCGACCGGCGATGCGCTGCTGGAGATCGAGAAGCTCGTCCTCCGCGTCAACGACCATGTGGACAGCATCGCGACCGCGGCGCGCGAACAGGCGACCGCGCTTGCCGAAATCAACACCTCCGTCAACCACATGGACCAGATGACGCAGAAGAACGCCGCCATGGTCGAGGAGACGACGGCGGCGAGCGAAACGCTTGCCGACGAGAGCCGCCAACTGCAGACGCTGCTTGCCCGCTTCAAGCTCGAAGAAGCAAATCGCGCATCGCAGCCGCAGCTACGCACACGTTACGCGGCCTGA